In one Haemophilus parainfluenzae genomic region, the following are encoded:
- the tyrA gene encoding bifunctional chorismate mutase/prephenate dehydrogenase yields the protein MDVLNHLRQEIDALDRELIQLFAKRLELVSQVGEVKHEKGLPIYAPERELAMLQARREEAAKAGISPQLIEDVLRRFMRESYSNENQFGFKTLNPAINKIVIVGGYGKMGQLLARYLRASGYPISILDLNDWDVAERILTNADVVIVSVPIDHTLETIERLKPYLTENMLLVDLTSVKRAPLAKMLEVHKGAVVGLHPMFGPDIASMAKQVVVCCDGRFSECYEWLLEQIQIWGAKIYQIDAAEHDHNMTYIQALRHFSTFANGLHLSKQPVNLSNLLALSSPIYRLELAMIGRLFAQDAALYADIIMDKPENLDVIESLKQTYEEALQFFEKGDRQGFIDAFHQVREWFGEYSDQFLQESRQLLQQAHDLRHV from the coding sequence ATGGATGTCCTTAACCATTTACGTCAGGAAATTGATGCGCTCGATCGTGAACTGATTCAACTTTTTGCTAAACGCCTCGAACTGGTAAGCCAGGTAGGAGAGGTTAAGCATGAAAAAGGTTTACCAATTTATGCGCCAGAACGTGAATTAGCAATGCTACAAGCGCGCCGAGAAGAGGCGGCGAAAGCGGGAATCTCTCCACAACTTATCGAAGATGTGCTTCGTCGTTTCATGCGTGAATCGTATTCCAATGAAAATCAGTTTGGTTTTAAAACCCTGAATCCAGCCATTAACAAAATTGTTATTGTCGGCGGTTACGGAAAAATGGGGCAATTACTTGCCCGCTATTTGCGCGCTTCTGGTTATCCTATTTCTATTTTAGATCTGAATGATTGGGATGTGGCAGAACGCATTTTAACGAATGCAGATGTTGTCATTGTTTCCGTGCCAATTGATCACACGTTAGAAACCATAGAACGTTTAAAACCCTATTTAACGGAAAATATGCTACTGGTGGATCTCACCTCCGTGAAACGTGCTCCATTAGCTAAAATGTTAGAGGTGCATAAAGGGGCGGTAGTTGGATTGCATCCAATGTTTGGCCCTGATATTGCGAGCATGGCAAAACAAGTGGTTGTGTGTTGTGATGGGCGCTTTAGTGAGTGTTATGAATGGTTACTGGAGCAAATTCAAATCTGGGGTGCAAAAATTTACCAAATTGATGCAGCTGAGCATGATCACAATATGACGTATATTCAAGCATTACGTCACTTTTCTACCTTTGCGAATGGTCTGCATCTTTCTAAACAGCCCGTCAATTTAAGCAATTTATTGGCGCTATCTTCCCCGATTTATCGTTTGGAATTAGCTATGATTGGTCGTCTATTTGCTCAAGATGCGGCACTTTATGCAGATATTATTATGGATAAGCCAGAAAATTTAGATGTGATTGAAAGTTTGAAACAAACCTATGAAGAAGCGTTACAATTCTTTGAAAAAGGCGATCGTCAAGGATTTATTGATGCTTTCCATCAAGTGAGAGAATGGTTTGGGGAATATTCTGATCAATTCTTGCAAGAAAGTCGTCAGTTATTACAACAAGCTCACGATTTACGTCACGTATAA
- the truB gene encoding tRNA pseudouridine(55) synthase TruB, with the protein MSRPRKRGRDIDGVFLLDKPQGMSSNDIMQKVKRVFQANKAGHTGALDPLATGMLPICLGEATKFSQFLLDADKRYVVTAKLGERTDTSDAEGQVVETRPVNVETSQILTALEQFRGDILQVPTMFSALKHNGKPLYEYARAGITVEREARPITIFELNFIEYQAPFLTLEVHCSKGTYIRTLVDDLGEVLGCGAHVTVLRRTAVADYPTEKMMTWDALQALAEQGNLAQLDQHLLPTDTAVSKLPALKLNAEQSKSIGFGQRVKFTNEAKLRGQVRLFSDKNIFLGVALIDDNNVIRPQRLITQSL; encoded by the coding sequence ATGTCGAGACCTCGTAAGCGTGGACGTGATATTGATGGCGTATTTTTATTAGATAAGCCACAAGGCATGTCATCTAATGATATTATGCAAAAGGTGAAACGCGTATTCCAAGCGAATAAAGCAGGGCATACCGGTGCGCTCGATCCATTAGCAACCGGTATGCTACCTATTTGCTTAGGCGAAGCGACAAAGTTTTCGCAATTCTTATTAGATGCAGATAAACGCTATGTGGTTACAGCAAAATTAGGTGAACGTACGGATACCTCAGATGCAGAAGGACAAGTGGTCGAAACGCGTCCTGTCAATGTGGAAACATCACAAATTTTGACCGCGCTTGAACAATTCCGTGGTGATATTTTGCAAGTGCCGACCATGTTTTCAGCGTTAAAACACAATGGAAAACCATTGTATGAGTATGCTCGCGCAGGCATTACGGTAGAACGTGAAGCACGTCCTATCACGATTTTTGAGCTTAACTTTATTGAGTATCAAGCGCCTTTTCTAACTTTAGAAGTGCATTGTTCGAAAGGAACCTATATCCGAACATTAGTGGATGATTTAGGTGAAGTGTTAGGTTGTGGCGCTCATGTGACAGTGTTACGTAGAACTGCGGTTGCGGATTATCCAACAGAAAAGATGATGACATGGGATGCTTTGCAGGCGCTTGCAGAGCAAGGCAATCTTGCACAACTTGATCAACATCTTTTACCGACAGATACAGCAGTCAGTAAATTACCTGCATTAAAGTTAAACGCAGAGCAAAGTAAAAGTATAGGCTTTGGACAGCGCGTTAAATTTACTAATGAAGCAAAATTGCGTGGTCAAGTGCGGTTGTTTTCTGACAAGAATATCTTTTTAGGCGTGGCACTTATCGATGATAACAATGTAATTCGTCCGCAACGTTTGATTACACAATCTCTCTAA
- the rbfA gene encoding 30S ribosome-binding factor RbfA: protein MAREFKRSDRVAQELQKEIAIILQREVKDPRIGMVTVSDVEVSSDLAYAKVFVTFLFDHDEVAIAQGMKGLEKAAPYIRSLVGKAMRLRIVPEIRFFYDQSLVEGMRMSNLVTNVIREDEKKHVEEND from the coding sequence ATGGCAAGAGAATTTAAACGCAGCGATCGCGTTGCACAAGAATTACAAAAAGAAATCGCCATCATTTTGCAACGTGAAGTGAAAGATCCCCGTATTGGCATGGTAACCGTGTCTGATGTGGAAGTATCAAGCGATTTAGCTTATGCAAAAGTGTTTGTCACATTTTTGTTTGATCATGATGAAGTAGCGATTGCACAGGGCATGAAAGGGTTAGAAAAAGCGGCACCTTACATTCGTTCATTAGTGGGTAAAGCAATGCGTTTACGCATTGTGCCGGAAATTCGTTTCTTCTATGATCAATCCTTAGTCGAAGGGATGCGTATGTCTAATTTGGTGACAAACGTGATACGTGAAGACGAGAAAAAACACGTTGAGGAAAATGACTAA
- the infB gene encoding translation initiation factor IF-2, whose product MTEDVKNADANAPKKLSIQRRTKTTVSSTTAGGKAKAVQVEVRKKRTVPTDAARKAAEAEKLKAQQEAEKKAAEEKARLAAEKAAEEKAKAEKAKLEAEKAAKPAQSAVENKSKSVDPEKEKRKAEEAELRRKAEELARQKAEEQARKAAEDAKRYAEADTSSNESASEDYTDYNLSSRYALEAEDEEERRNENRGRGKNKVAKAKKERDDVKGGNKNERESNRKNQKDGKFGKGKNGKKGAALQQAFTKPVQVVKQDVVIGETITVAELANKMATKATEIIKAMMKMGEMVTINQVLDQETAQLVAEELGHKVILRNENELEEEVLGDRDVNAEKVTRAPVVTIMGHVDHGKTSLLDYIRKAKVAAGEAGGITQHIGAYHVEMDDGKMITFLDTPGHAAFTSMRARGAKATDIVVLVVAADDGVMPQTIEAIQHAKAAGAPLVVAVNKIDKPEANPDRVEQELLQHEVISEKFGGDVQFVPVSAKKGTGVDDLLDAILLQSEVLELTAVKDGMASGVVIESYLDKGRGPVATILVQSGTLRKGDIVLCGFEYGRVRAMRDENGKEIDEAGPSIPVEVLGLSGVPAAGDEATVVRDEKKAREVALHRQGKFREVKLARQQKAKLENMFSNMTEGDVAELNVIVKADVQGSVEAIIQSLQDLSTDEVKVKVVGSGVGGISETDATLAAASNAIMVGFNVRADASARRIIEAENIDLRYYSIIYELLNDVKAAMSGMLQPEFKQEIIGLAEVRDVFKHPKFGAIAGCMVTEGVVKRNNPIRVLRDNVVIFEGELESLRRFKDDVSEVRNGMECGIGVKNYNDVKVGDQIEVFEVVEVKRSI is encoded by the coding sequence ATGACTGAAGATGTAAAAAATGCGGATGCGAATGCACCGAAAAAACTAAGTATTCAACGCAGAACAAAAACAACCGTAAGCAGTACAACAGCTGGCGGTAAAGCAAAAGCGGTACAAGTTGAAGTTCGTAAAAAACGCACTGTGCCAACAGATGCTGCGCGAAAAGCCGCTGAGGCAGAAAAATTAAAAGCACAGCAAGAAGCAGAGAAGAAAGCGGCAGAAGAAAAAGCACGTTTAGCTGCTGAGAAAGCTGCAGAGGAAAAAGCGAAAGCCGAAAAAGCTAAGCTTGAAGCAGAAAAGGCAGCGAAACCAGCACAAAGTGCGGTTGAAAATAAATCTAAATCTGTTGATCCAGAAAAAGAAAAACGTAAAGCGGAAGAAGCAGAACTTCGTCGCAAAGCGGAAGAGCTGGCTCGCCAAAAGGCAGAAGAGCAAGCTCGTAAAGCTGCTGAAGATGCTAAACGTTATGCTGAAGCGGATACGTCAAGCAATGAAAGCGCATCAGAAGATTATACTGATTACAATTTAAGCTCTCGTTATGCTTTAGAAGCGGAAGACGAAGAAGAACGCCGTAATGAAAATCGCGGTCGCGGCAAAAATAAAGTCGCTAAAGCGAAAAAAGAACGCGATGACGTGAAAGGCGGCAATAAAAATGAGCGCGAATCTAACCGTAAAAATCAAAAAGACGGTAAATTCGGTAAAGGTAAAAATGGTAAGAAAGGTGCAGCATTACAACAAGCCTTCACAAAACCTGTTCAGGTTGTGAAACAGGATGTTGTTATTGGTGAAACAATTACCGTTGCGGAATTAGCAAACAAAATGGCAACCAAAGCTACTGAAATCATCAAAGCAATGATGAAGATGGGCGAAATGGTGACCATTAACCAAGTGCTTGACCAAGAAACAGCACAGTTAGTGGCTGAAGAATTAGGTCACAAAGTGATTCTTCGTAATGAAAATGAACTTGAAGAAGAAGTATTAGGCGATCGTGATGTTAACGCAGAAAAAGTGACTCGTGCACCAGTTGTAACCATTATGGGTCACGTTGACCATGGTAAAACCTCATTGCTTGACTATATTCGTAAAGCGAAAGTTGCAGCAGGTGAGGCGGGTGGTATTACTCAGCACATCGGTGCGTACCACGTAGAAATGGATGACGGCAAAATGATCACCTTCTTAGATACGCCGGGACACGCCGCATTTACCTCAATGCGTGCACGTGGTGCGAAAGCAACGGATATCGTCGTTCTTGTTGTTGCTGCAGATGATGGTGTGATGCCTCAAACCATTGAAGCGATTCAACACGCGAAAGCAGCGGGTGCGCCTTTAGTGGTTGCGGTGAACAAAATTGATAAACCAGAAGCAAACCCAGATCGTGTAGAACAAGAATTACTTCAACACGAAGTGATCTCTGAGAAATTTGGTGGTGATGTGCAATTTGTTCCTGTTTCTGCGAAGAAAGGTACTGGTGTTGATGACTTATTAGATGCCATCTTGCTTCAATCAGAAGTACTTGAATTAACAGCTGTAAAAGACGGCATGGCAAGCGGTGTAGTGATTGAGTCTTACCTTGATAAAGGTCGTGGTCCAGTTGCAACCATTCTTGTTCAATCTGGTACCTTACGTAAAGGCGATATCGTACTTTGTGGTTTTGAATACGGTCGCGTTCGTGCAATGCGTGATGAAAACGGTAAAGAAATCGATGAAGCCGGTCCATCTATTCCTGTTGAGGTGTTGGGTCTTTCTGGTGTACCTGCAGCGGGTGATGAAGCAACAGTCGTACGTGATGAGAAAAAAGCACGTGAAGTGGCATTACACCGTCAAGGTAAGTTCCGTGAAGTGAAACTCGCTCGTCAGCAAAAAGCGAAACTTGAAAATATGTTTAGCAATATGACGGAAGGTGATGTGGCAGAGCTTAACGTTATTGTGAAAGCGGACGTACAGGGTTCTGTGGAGGCGATTATTCAATCATTACAAGATCTTTCTACTGATGAAGTGAAAGTGAAAGTAGTGGGCTCAGGCGTAGGTGGTATTTCTGAAACTGATGCAACCTTAGCAGCGGCTTCTAATGCGATTATGGTCGGCTTTAACGTTCGTGCAGATGCTTCTGCTCGTCGTATTATTGAAGCAGAAAATATTGACCTTCGTTATTACTCCATCATTTATGAACTATTAAATGATGTGAAAGCGGCAATGAGCGGTATGCTACAACCTGAATTCAAACAAGAAATCATCGGCTTGGCTGAAGTGCGTGATGTGTTCAAACATCCGAAATTTGGTGCAATCGCCGGTTGTATGGTGACCGAAGGTGTAGTAAAACGTAACAATCCAATCCGCGTATTACGTGATAACGTGGTAATCTTTGAAGGTGAATTGGAATCTCTCCGTCGCTTTAAAGATGACGTTTCTGAAGTCCGTAATGGTATGGAATGTGGTATCGGCGTTAAAAACTACAATGACGTAAAAGTCGGCGACCAAATCGAGGTGTTTGAAGTCGTTGAAGTTAAACGTTCAATCTAA
- the nusA gene encoding transcription termination factor NusA → MSKEILLAAEAVSNEKLLPREKIFEALESAIALSTKKKYDYETDIRVSINTKTGEFDTFRRWLVVDEVKVPTKEMTLEAAQFEDPNIQIGDYVEDQIESIAFDRIAMQTARQVISTKIREAERAKVVEQFRSEEGKIVTGTVKKVNRESIILDLGNKAEAVIMREDMLPRENFRPGDRVRGVLYKVNPESKTAQLFVTRAKPEMLIELFRIEVPEIGEEMLEIRGAARDPGSRAKIAVKSNDKRIDPVGACVGMRGARVQAITNELGGERVDIVLWDDNPAQYVINAMAPADVTSIIVDEDNHSMDIAVNADNLAQAIGRNGQNVRLATQLTGWTLNVMTTEQLNEKHQAEDIKVLNLFMDKLGLDEEFAQILVDEGFTSLEEVAYVPVSELTAIDGLEDEDLIEELQGRAKDAITAAAAAEEEALKKANIEDRLLNLEGMNRHIAFKLAEKQITTLEELAEQGVDDLADIEELTAEQAADFIMAARNICWFSEE, encoded by the coding sequence ATGAGTAAAGAGATTTTGTTAGCTGCTGAAGCAGTATCTAACGAGAAGTTATTACCACGTGAAAAGATTTTTGAGGCGTTAGAGAGTGCGATTGCGCTTTCAACGAAGAAAAAATATGACTATGAAACCGATATTCGTGTGTCTATCAACACCAAAACAGGGGAGTTTGATACATTCCGTCGCTGGTTAGTTGTTGATGAAGTTAAAGTGCCAACAAAAGAAATGACATTAGAAGCGGCACAATTTGAAGACCCTAATATTCAAATCGGTGATTATGTCGAAGATCAAATCGAATCTATCGCATTTGACCGTATTGCGATGCAAACTGCTCGCCAAGTAATCAGTACTAAAATTCGTGAAGCTGAGCGAGCAAAAGTGGTTGAGCAATTCCGTTCTGAAGAAGGCAAAATTGTTACGGGGACGGTGAAAAAAGTAAATCGTGAAAGCATTATTTTAGATTTAGGCAATAAAGCTGAAGCCGTAATTATGCGTGAAGATATGCTTCCACGTGAAAACTTCCGTCCTGGCGATCGTGTTCGTGGTGTGCTTTATAAAGTGAATCCAGAAAGCAAAACTGCACAACTATTTGTGACTCGTGCGAAACCTGAAATGTTAATCGAGTTATTCCGTATTGAAGTACCAGAAATCGGCGAAGAAATGCTTGAAATCCGTGGTGCAGCTCGTGATCCAGGTTCTCGTGCGAAAATTGCGGTGAAATCCAATGATAAACGTATTGACCCAGTTGGTGCATGTGTGGGTATGCGTGGTGCACGCGTTCAAGCAATTACCAATGAGTTAGGTGGCGAACGTGTGGATATCGTACTTTGGGATGATAATCCAGCACAATATGTAATCAACGCGATGGCACCAGCTGATGTAACGTCAATCATTGTGGATGAAGATAACCACTCAATGGATATTGCGGTTAATGCTGACAACTTAGCACAAGCAATTGGTCGTAATGGTCAAAATGTACGTTTAGCGACACAATTAACCGGTTGGACATTAAATGTCATGACTACCGAACAATTAAATGAAAAACATCAAGCGGAAGATATCAAAGTATTAAATTTATTCATGGATAAATTAGGTCTTGATGAAGAGTTTGCTCAAATCTTAGTGGATGAAGGCTTTACTTCATTAGAAGAAGTGGCTTACGTTCCAGTGAGCGAACTGACTGCAATTGATGGTTTAGAAGATGAAGATCTTATCGAAGAGTTACAAGGTCGTGCAAAAGATGCGATTACTGCAGCTGCTGCAGCTGAAGAAGAAGCCTTGAAAAAAGCGAATATTGAAGATCGTTTATTAAATCTTGAGGGGATGAATCGTCACATTGCCTTTAAATTAGCTGAAAAACAAATTACTACGCTTGAAGAGCTTGCAGAGCAAGGTGTAGATGATTTAGCTGATATCGAAGAATTAACCGCAGAGCAAGCCGCTGACTTTATTATGGCTGCGCGTAATATTTGCTGGTTTAGCGAAGAGTAA
- the rimP gene encoding ribosome maturation factor RimP, protein MATLEQKLQEMLQGAVEDLGCELWGIECQRAGRFMTVRLFIDKEGGVGVDDCADVSRQVSAILDVEDPIADKYNLEVSSPGLDRPLFTLEQFQRYVGEDIAVHLRIPVLDRRKWQGKLEKIENDMLTLIVDGQEQVLIFGNIQKANVIAKF, encoded by the coding sequence TTGGCAACATTAGAACAAAAATTGCAAGAGATGCTTCAAGGTGCAGTAGAAGACTTAGGCTGCGAACTTTGGGGGATTGAATGCCAACGTGCAGGTCGTTTTATGACCGTGCGTTTATTCATTGATAAAGAAGGTGGCGTAGGCGTTGATGATTGTGCTGATGTAAGTCGTCAAGTGAGCGCGATTTTAGACGTGGAAGATCCGATTGCGGATAAATATAACCTAGAAGTGTCATCACCCGGTCTTGATCGTCCATTATTTACACTTGAACAATTCCAACGTTATGTGGGTGAGGATATCGCTGTGCATTTACGTATTCCTGTTTTAGATCGTCGTAAATGGCAAGGTAAATTGGAAAAAATTGAAAATGACATGTTGACACTTATTGTTGATGGTCAGGAACAAGTTCTTATTTTTGGCAACATTCAAAAAGCCAATGTAATCGCAAAATTTTAA
- a CDS encoding RIO1 family regulatory kinase/ATPase, protein MTLSLKDHVQKLLEEHRGERVFRFEYLGKHYWLKQPEQLKGIWLLLKPYPKQHFKEECEILQHLNNIGAPVPKLCGFGDDYLVLEDAGPTLNIWLNDETLSWAEKSHILHSAIEILINLHQQGIIHGRPAIRDIAWKDGKISFMDFESHSKSHNEHWLITRDMLAFLDSLCRVKGLDNEKLDELFDYYKSHCPTTYWTDMLSYVRRFRWLYYLLLPFKPIARTDLLAVYRLFEHLTKENL, encoded by the coding sequence ATGACTTTGTCACTTAAAGACCATGTGCAAAAGCTTCTTGAAGAACATCGTGGAGAACGCGTTTTCCGCTTTGAATATTTAGGAAAACATTATTGGTTAAAACAGCCTGAGCAATTAAAAGGGATATGGTTATTATTAAAACCATATCCAAAACAACATTTTAAAGAAGAGTGTGAAATACTACAGCATTTAAATAATATTGGTGCACCAGTACCTAAATTATGCGGTTTCGGTGATGATTATTTAGTATTGGAAGATGCAGGGCCAACATTAAACATCTGGCTGAATGATGAAACATTGTCTTGGGCAGAAAAATCACATATTTTGCATTCAGCGATAGAAATATTGATTAATCTTCATCAACAAGGCATTATTCACGGTCGTCCAGCTATACGAGATATCGCATGGAAAGATGGTAAAATTAGTTTTATGGACTTTGAATCCCATTCAAAAAGCCATAATGAACACTGGTTGATTACACGTGATATGCTGGCATTTTTAGACAGTTTATGTCGTGTGAAAGGCTTAGATAATGAAAAGCTTGATGAATTATTTGATTATTATAAATCTCATTGCCCGACAACTTATTGGACTGATATGTTGTCTTATGTGAGAAGATTTCGTTGGCTTTATTATCTTTTACTTCCGTTCAAACCGATTGCACGAACGGATCTATTGGCCGTTTATCGGTTATTTGAACATTTAACAAAGGAAAATCTATGA
- a CDS encoding DUF1439 domain-containing protein produces the protein MHFLKKLLTVLILGFCTLSVQASPFSISEQQINQYLSEKGTINDKLGIPRLFSVDYALKDLVTQIGQTESNRVEMSGLADTLIRLSGKTYPAKLHLTFDAVPEYNPQEGALYLKNLRILRWSGEPNSVMEQLQDVMPLLSDGVAALLSRMPVYTLDESDMKQMLIKKFAKEIKVEKGRLELIGGMF, from the coding sequence ATGCATTTTTTGAAAAAATTGCTTACCGTGCTGATATTAGGTTTCTGCACGCTGTCTGTACAAGCTTCCCCTTTTAGCATCAGCGAGCAACAAATTAACCAATATTTAAGTGAAAAAGGCACGATTAATGACAAACTCGGTATTCCACGATTATTTTCAGTGGATTATGCGCTGAAAGATTTAGTAACTCAAATCGGGCAAACTGAAAGTAATCGTGTTGAAATGAGTGGTTTGGCTGATACGCTTATTCGTTTATCCGGTAAAACCTATCCGGCTAAATTGCATTTAACCTTTGATGCCGTTCCAGAATATAACCCACAGGAAGGTGCGCTCTATTTAAAAAATCTGCGAATTTTACGCTGGTCTGGCGAACCTAATAGTGTGATGGAGCAACTCCAAGATGTTATGCCGCTATTAAGTGATGGTGTGGCAGCACTATTAAGTCGGATGCCAGTTTACACCTTGGATGAAAGTGACATGAAACAAATGCTGATTAAGAAATTCGCCAAAGAAATTAAAGTTGAGAAAGGTCGATTGGAATTAATTGGTGGAATGTTTTAA
- the qseC gene encoding quorum sensing histidine kinase QseC gives MKNKRLSFRLLIGLSLTALCVWCIATAVAWTVVKKEAKDVFNAQQVLFAERLATSDLKNVLLEENANFPRGGFKPQKRHYDNDALAFAIFSNKGERVLTDGDNGDKFIFKNKTGFSKEHILDDDDEWLIYWQPVGKGELVIAVGQELEYREELVNKMVFSQTGIWFAGLPILLLVAFIVIYRALKPINRLSRNVQARRPGDVSLLETDNVPTEILPLVQNLNQFFTRTSEQLERERRFVSDAAHELRSPLAALRIQTEVAQLAGDDAQTRETALAHLTQGIDRATQLIEQLLTLSRLENLKELDNLADIHWSEIITSLIGDLYFSAQQRQIELQFEHQGDPAVKQGQPLLLAQMLRNLLDNAIKYCPQGTLVRVILQPRKIFIEDNGSGVAPEELAKLGQRFYRPAGQNEKGSGLGLSIVARIAELHHYRFRLDNIEDNGQIQGLRAIIEL, from the coding sequence ATGAAAAATAAACGACTAAGTTTTCGCCTCTTAATCGGTTTAAGTTTGACCGCACTTTGTGTGTGGTGCATAGCCACAGCTGTTGCATGGACAGTCGTAAAAAAAGAAGCTAAAGACGTGTTTAATGCACAACAAGTACTTTTTGCTGAGCGTTTGGCAACCTCTGATTTAAAAAATGTATTGTTGGAAGAAAATGCGAATTTTCCACGTGGTGGATTTAAACCACAGAAACGTCATTACGATAATGATGCTCTAGCCTTTGCTATATTTTCTAACAAAGGCGAAAGAGTATTAACCGATGGTGATAATGGCGACAAATTTATTTTTAAAAATAAGACGGGTTTTAGCAAAGAACATATTTTAGATGATGACGATGAATGGCTGATTTATTGGCAACCTGTCGGTAAAGGTGAACTTGTCATTGCGGTGGGACAAGAATTGGAATACCGCGAAGAGTTGGTCAATAAAATGGTCTTCAGCCAAACAGGGATTTGGTTTGCTGGATTACCAATACTATTATTGGTTGCGTTTATTGTGATTTATCGTGCATTAAAACCAATTAATCGATTGAGTCGAAACGTACAAGCTCGTCGCCCTGGAGATGTATCGTTATTAGAAACCGATAATGTACCAACAGAGATTCTACCGTTAGTCCAAAACTTAAATCAATTTTTCACACGTACCAGTGAGCAGCTAGAACGGGAGCGCCGTTTTGTTTCTGATGCAGCACATGAATTACGTAGTCCATTAGCGGCATTGCGTATTCAAACAGAAGTCGCACAGTTAGCTGGCGATGATGCACAAACACGTGAAACGGCTTTAGCGCATTTAACCCAAGGTATCGATCGGGCAACTCAATTAATCGAACAGCTTCTTACGCTTTCCCGCTTAGAGAATCTCAAAGAATTAGATAACCTTGCTGATATTCATTGGTCGGAAATTATCACTTCGCTTATTGGTGATTTATATTTTAGTGCACAACAACGCCAAATCGAATTACAGTTTGAGCATCAGGGAGATCCTGCCGTTAAGCAAGGGCAGCCATTATTACTTGCACAAATGCTACGAAACTTATTAGATAATGCCATAAAATATTGTCCTCAAGGCACTCTGGTTCGTGTGATTTTACAGCCACGTAAAATTTTTATTGAAGATAATGGCAGTGGTGTTGCGCCAGAAGAATTAGCGAAATTAGGGCAGCGTTTTTATCGTCCTGCAGGACAAAATGAAAAGGGAAGTGGGCTTGGATTGTCTATTGTGGCAAGAATAGCAGAATTGCATCACTATCGTTTCCGATTAGACAATATTGAAGATAACGGGCAAATTCAAGGTTTGCGAGCTATCATTGAGTTATAA
- a CDS encoding response regulator encodes MRVLLVEDDPLIGNGLQIGLTKSGFIVDWFTDGQSGLNALIGAPYDAVVLDLTLPKLDGLDVLKQWRSNNQDVPVLILTARDTLDERIKGIQQGADDYLCKPFALAEVVVRLQALIRRRYGQVKPQIEHGNVKLDPAQRKAWLNEDEITLTGREYKLLELFMLNKERVLSRATIEEKLSNWDEELSSGALDVHIYNLRQKLGKQFIRTVHGVGYALGQVNEK; translated from the coding sequence ATGCGAGTTTTATTAGTAGAAGACGATCCTCTCATCGGCAATGGTCTGCAAATTGGTTTAACAAAATCAGGCTTTATTGTAGATTGGTTTACCGATGGGCAAAGTGGATTAAACGCCTTAATCGGCGCGCCTTATGATGCGGTGGTATTGGATTTAACCCTGCCTAAACTAGATGGTTTGGATGTGTTAAAACAATGGCGTTCAAATAATCAAGATGTGCCAGTGTTGATCTTAACTGCGCGTGATACATTGGATGAACGGATTAAAGGCATTCAACAAGGTGCGGATGATTATCTTTGTAAACCCTTTGCCTTGGCTGAAGTGGTGGTGCGATTACAAGCATTAATTCGTCGTCGTTATGGGCAAGTCAAACCGCAGATTGAGCATGGCAATGTCAAACTCGATCCTGCTCAACGTAAGGCTTGGTTGAATGAGGATGAAATTACATTAACCGGGCGTGAGTATAAATTACTCGAGCTTTTTATGCTGAATAAAGAGCGAGTACTTTCTCGTGCGACCATTGAAGAAAAACTGTCAAATTGGGATGAAGAATTAAGTAGTGGTGCATTGGACGTACATATTTATAATTTACGTCAAAAACTGGGTAAACAATTTATTCGTACTGTACATGGCGTAGGCTATGCTTTAGGACAAGTTAATGAAAAATAA
- a CDS encoding YgiW/YdeI family stress tolerance OB fold protein has protein sequence MKKFALATLLALSTSAAFAGFNGNTAQGGFHGGDQGQQLTVQQALSAKDNSMITLVGNITQQIKGDKYLFTDGTDQIKLEIKNRVWNGLNVGPQDKIRVYGKLDNEMFEKPELEVISVEKAQ, from the coding sequence ATGAAAAAATTTGCTTTAGCAACCCTTTTAGCTTTATCTACTTCAGCAGCATTTGCTGGTTTTAATGGTAACACTGCACAAGGTGGCTTCCATGGTGGTGACCAAGGTCAACAACTTACTGTTCAACAAGCATTATCTGCGAAAGATAATTCTATGATTACCTTAGTCGGTAATATCACTCAACAAATTAAAGGTGATAAATATCTTTTTACCGATGGTACAGACCAAATCAAATTGGAAATTAAAAACCGCGTTTGGAATGGATTAAATGTGGGACCTCAGGATAAAATCCGCGTTTACGGTAAACTAGACAATGAAATGTTTGAAAAACCAGAGCTTGAAGTAATTAGCGTTGAAAAAGCGCAATAA